tgatgtattaaaatattttctataagcTACGAATTTAAATCTTTAAATGAtggaaataatcaaattataatataattattttcaataatattgagCTAAATTTAAAGTAggcattaatttttttgcttggCAACCCTGTTAGGAAACTTGTTTCATAAACGGATGTCGAAGCCTCTGTGTCAACTAGTCAAGTCTCGACGTACGTGGTTTATTGATACACCTTGCTTACTATTCGAATATATGGATAGAGAGAGGCTGGAACGTCGTTACTTCATGCATAAAGTTCCCCTTGATGGCGTGAGTGTGTTTAGTTTGGTTAACAGAGTGGGGGTTTTCTCTGAATCGTGACGAAAAATGGTTGCTACATAGATCGCGGATATCGTTCTTAgtgatattttattgttttgttctataattattttgatttgattgtgTATAATTAGTGAAACAAAGTATATGATGGCCCACGGATTGAATTCGGTTATAAAGAGAACTGTAACAAGTACAAATTGTAAAAGCGAAGGTAAAGGCATTGGATCACGTAGGATTTTTGCTCCTCATTTCAAATTACAAGTACTAGACTCATATAGAAATGATGGGGATTGTAAAGGAAATCAGAGAGCTACAGCAAGGAAGTATGGAATACACAGGAGACAAATCCAAAAGTGGTTACAAGTGGAAAATACCCTCCGTAATAGTGTCAGCAAAGAAAAATCAGAGTGTTTGCAAGTAGAAAATATTATTCGTAGTTGTATAAGCAAGGAAAAATCTGAATGTGCGACAGAGACAAAAATATGCGAGTTCGAGTTGACCTTGAACGTTAACAGACAGCGGGACGACGATATGTTCAGCAGCGGTGTCGAAGCTCGGGTTCCGGCGCTAACGCAAAGCCCTTTGGCGCCCCCATACGCCCCGCCGCGTCCCCTCCCCCTCGACTTTACGACTCGTAGTCGAGGTTCAGACCACACCAGCCCGAATGTCGCCAGGCCAGAATCGCCCCGCTCTCCTCTGGACCCCGCAACACCGATAGATCTCTCATTTAAAAGACCTACTTCGATGACCAGCGCACCTGTGTTATGTTCCGCCGCCCCGCTCACTCCTCCCGTCTCTCACGAAACTGGCCAATGTGTAAGTCAATCATCTCATTACTTTGATTTGATTATCGTGAGACGATTTCTTTTTAATCACATATTAAAATGTTCTTctatataaatcaatttcagATATCTAGtctcaaatttaaaaacaatttttcattttataattaataatttttgttttttataattatgtagGTATAATTAAGTTTATGAACATATGTAATGTGTGGGCAATATAAtctgtaataaattatttgtatccTTTATGTTGAGCACTAAAGGATACAAATCATTGTTTTAAGAAACcactgtataaaatgaaat
This portion of the Diorhabda sublineata isolate icDioSubl1.1 chromosome X, icDioSubl1.1, whole genome shotgun sequence genome encodes:
- the LOC130450783 gene encoding uncharacterized protein LOC130450783 encodes the protein MMAHGLNSVIKRTVTSTNCKSEGKGIGSRRIFAPHFKLQVLDSYRNDGDCKGNQRATARKYGIHRRQIQKWLQVENTLRNSVSKEKSECLQVENIIRSCISKEKSECATETKICEFELTLNVNRQRDDDMFSSGVEARVPALTQSPLAPPYAPPRPLPLDFTTRSRGSDHTSPNVARPESPRSPLDPATPIDLSFKRPTSMTSAPVLCSAAPLTPPVSHETGQCIYFPMSNSPSEQYHPDIWDLSTKSLKRKSPSPVPVISPKPVKLFKPYLDDIKEPEEMKEPACCSASLSPCDTIYYNNVCDIKSDYSSSYTLHELQPNSAINYYYYPPYTSSTEFECNGYCCEDISYGQNLAPLKHRQSYSLDFKLSAIDCYYQDSICKGNQRAVASKYNIHRRQVQKWLKQAEELRHRNESMKQIHAVR